One Miscanthus floridulus cultivar M001 chromosome 11, ASM1932011v1, whole genome shotgun sequence DNA window includes the following coding sequences:
- the LOC136494319 gene encoding 2-oxoglutarate-dependent dioxygenase 21, chloroplastic-like has product MAASQPQPPRGSPPVINFGRLGKDPATRALAVQDIARACRDQGCFQVVNHGISKSAMKEALEVALEFFALPKEHKEKFASLDIQQPIRYDTSSRDGISVARSFLKHYANPLEDWVQFWPEDPPAYRKKMGVYAVEIQRVSMQIMEAILQGLGLGPSYMQEKLENGVQFLALNNYPQFTHRGDDVGLGSHSDYGFITILLQSSPGLEVMHHDDVAWTAIPAISGALHVHVGDNLEVLSNGQLKSLVHRAILDPDEPRISIASIHGLSMDEKVRCAEELISEQHPEMYRGSSFQDFLDFLLSNTKGYKRFVESLKIGRGE; this is encoded by the exons ATGGCGGCGAGCCAGCCGCAGCCACCACGAGGGTCGCCGCCGGTGATCAACTTCGGCCGGCTCGGCAAGGACCCGGCCACGAGAGCGCTTGCCGTCCAGGACATTGCGCGGGCGTGCCGCGACCAGGGATGCTTTCAG GTCGTAAACCACGGCATCAGCAAGTCTGCCATGAAGGAGGCCCTCGAAGTTGCGTTAGAATTCTTTGCACTTCCCAAAGAacacaaggagaagtttgcttcACTCGACATCCAACAGCCTATCAGGTACGACACGAGCTCAAGGGATGGGATCAGCGTGGCCAGGTCATTCCTGAAACACTATGCTAATCCCCTGGAAGACTGGGTTCAGTTCTGGCCGGAGGACCCTCCAGCATACAG GAAGAAGATGGGGGTGTATGCCGTTGAAATACAAAGGGTGTCGATGCAAATCATGGAAGCTATTCTGCAAGGCCTAGGATTAGGACCATCATACATGCAAGAGAAACTGGAGAACGGAGTGCAGTTCCTGGCCCTGAACAACTATCCACAATTCACACACCGAGGTGACGACGTTGGACTGGGTTCCCATTCCGACTATGGCTTCATCACCATCCTTCTGCAGAGCTCCCCAGGGCTTGAAGTGATGCACCATGACGACGTCGCCTGGACGGCTATCCCTGCCATCTCCGGAGCCCTCCACGTCCACGTCGGAGACAACCTGGAGGTTCTGAGCAACGGTCAGCTCAAGTCCCTCGTCCATCGGGCCATCCTCGATCCTGACGAGCCGAGGATTTCTATCGCCAGCATCCATGGCCTCTCCATGGATGAAAAGGTGCGCTGCGCCGAGGAGCTGATCAGCGAGCAGCACCCGGAGATGTACAGGGGAAGCAGCTTCCAGGACTTCCTAGACTTCCTGCTGTCCAACACCAAAGGTTACAAGAGGTTTGTTGAGAGCCTCAAGATCGGCAGAGGTGAATAA